In Mycobacterium stomatepiae, the following are encoded in one genomic region:
- a CDS encoding NAD(P)H-dependent flavin oxidoreductase — MRAAGIRVWMQASSPEIAAMAIGFGVGGIVAQGSEAGGHARGRTPLDALLRIVRHNWPDMLLLAAGGISDGTAAAAALRAGADGVWVGTALVAATEANAHPEYQRRLIDMPGKTLRTRAFGPEWPDQPYRLLATPAVHSAEASAAQHNGTIGRTRLFPHSVNLPYDLPARSAAPTPETSGDWESMVYPAGQGVGAVRRIAPAAEIIEQMMSQARAYYCRPRQGSAGGNADIQ, encoded by the coding sequence CTGCGCGCGGCGGGAATACGCGTGTGGATGCAGGCGTCGTCACCGGAGATTGCCGCAATGGCAATCGGATTCGGCGTCGGCGGAATCGTCGCGCAGGGCAGCGAAGCAGGTGGCCATGCCCGCGGACGCACACCGTTGGACGCGCTGTTGCGTATCGTCCGGCACAACTGGCCCGACATGCTTCTGCTGGCGGCCGGCGGTATTTCCGACGGTACGGCCGCAGCCGCCGCTCTACGGGCTGGTGCGGACGGGGTATGGGTGGGCACCGCCCTGGTCGCCGCGACAGAAGCCAATGCGCATCCCGAGTACCAGCGTCGACTCATCGATATGCCCGGTAAGACGTTGCGTACCAGGGCCTTCGGACCTGAGTGGCCCGATCAACCCTACCGGCTTCTGGCGACCCCCGCGGTGCATAGCGCCGAGGCAAGCGCTGCTCAGCACAACGGGACCATCGGGCGCACACGACTATTTCCGCACTCGGTCAACCTGCCCTACGACCTGCCGGCGAGGTCGGCTGCCCCGACTCCCGAGACCAGCGGTGATTGGGAGTCAATGGTCTATCCGGCCGGGCAGGGAGTGGGCGCGGTTCGGCGCATCGCGCCCGCCGCCGAGATCATCGAGCAGATGATGAGCCAGGCGCGCGCATATTATTGCCGTCCACGTCAAGGCTCAGCGGGTGGTAATGCCGACATTCAGTAG
- a CDS encoding GMC oxidoreductase, translating to MRSADSYPPLATASQTSNSSGTNIIRRAASARRCKRRRNPRSWPPGCHADPLKPPRIDPAYFSDPADIHETIAGLSAAIEIAQQPSLRKFFKGMNLPTEVNLDQAALAAHARNWSQTEYHAVGTCAMGVDERAVVDPELKVRGVEGLRVVDASVMPAIISGNTNAATVMIAEKGADLIKNSRCPRADTRR from the coding sequence GTGAGGTCGGCGGATTCCTATCCACCTCTGGCGACGGCATCCCAAACATCCAATTCATCGGGGACCAACATCATTCGTCGGGCCGCTTCAGCCCGCCGCTGTAAACGCCGCCGTAACCCGCGCAGCTGGCCGCCTGGCTGCCACGCCGACCCGCTGAAGCCTCCTCGCATCGATCCCGCCTACTTCTCCGATCCGGCAGATATTCACGAAACCATCGCAGGCCTGAGCGCGGCGATCGAGATCGCGCAGCAGCCTTCCTTGCGGAAGTTCTTCAAAGGCATGAACCTGCCCACCGAGGTGAATCTGGACCAAGCCGCCCTGGCCGCTCACGCCAGGAACTGGTCGCAGACCGAATACCACGCGGTTGGTACCTGCGCGATGGGTGTCGACGAACGCGCCGTGGTCGATCCCGAGCTCAAAGTTCGCGGCGTCGAGGGACTTCGGGTCGTTGACGCGTCGGTGATGCCCGCAATCATCAGTGGGAACACCAACGCGGCGACGGTAATGATCGCCGAAAAAGGCGCCGACCTGATCAAGAATTCCAGGTGTCCACGCGCGGATACGCGCCGCTGA
- a CDS encoding GMC family oxidoreductase N-terminal domain-containing protein, protein MILAGGTVNSSQLLLLSGIGPADPLRALGIDVKVDVPGVGENLHDHTMTPIVWATQGSTDLLEMASPENLAIWQDRRGVPFASNGGEVGGFLSTSGDGIPNIQFIGDQHHSSGRFSPPL, encoded by the coding sequence GTGATTCTCGCCGGCGGTACCGTCAACTCCTCGCAACTGTTGCTGCTGTCGGGCATCGGTCCGGCCGACCCGCTGCGGGCACTAGGGATCGACGTGAAAGTCGACGTGCCGGGCGTCGGGGAGAATCTGCACGATCACACGATGACCCCGATCGTCTGGGCAACCCAGGGTTCGACGGATCTGCTGGAGATGGCTAGCCCGGAAAATCTTGCGATCTGGCAAGACCGGCGCGGTGTCCCCTTCGCCTCCAACGGCGGTGAGGTCGGCGGATTCCTATCCACCTCTGGCGACGGCATCCCAAACATCCAATTCATCGGGGACCAACATCATTCGTCGGGCCGCTTCAGCCCGCCGCTGTAA
- a CDS encoding GMC family oxidoreductase N-terminal domain-containing protein, producing the protein MAYPRGKTLGGSSSINLMVYIRGDRSDFDGWSERGCAGWDYDSVLPYFIKAENNSRLGEPLHGQSGPHVEDRMFTHELSHNWISAASEWGLATTDDFNGAAQIGSGAYQVSCHEGWRWSGADGYLRPALGRPTSPCGSTRLPPGFSCRGRAPPACLPAR; encoded by the coding sequence ATGGCCTACCCGCGCGGCAAGACGCTGGGTGGTTCATCCTCGATCAATCTGATGGTCTACATCCGCGGCGACCGCTCCGACTTCGACGGCTGGAGCGAACGCGGCTGCGCTGGTTGGGATTACGACAGCGTGCTGCCCTATTTCATCAAGGCAGAGAACAACAGCAGACTCGGCGAACCGCTGCACGGTCAGAGCGGTCCCCACGTCGAGGACCGGATGTTCACGCATGAGCTTTCGCACAATTGGATCAGCGCGGCGAGCGAATGGGGTCTGGCTACCACCGACGACTTCAATGGTGCCGCCCAGATCGGTTCGGGCGCTTATCAAGTCAGCTGTCATGAAGGTTGGCGCTGGTCGGGCGCCGACGGCTATCTGAGACCGGCGCTCGGGCGCCCAACCTCACCGTGCGGGTCAACGCGCTTGCCACCCGGGTTCTCTTGTCGGGGACGCGCGCCACCGGCGTGCCTACCTGCACGCTGA
- a CDS encoding TetR/AcrR family transcriptional regulator — protein MRDYDGKTATERVAERRARLVDAGIELFGEQGYAGTSIRAVLRQAGLRDRYFGESFADLDALLAAAYDQLIDEEVSVCRVAIDATSGASEGARAMIDAISRALDGKPGHARIKLREVFAGGPIVAVQREVGLRKLAQLVADLLPAAGGVDDRRRLLLGVGVVAAADAYLLAWLDGELKVTREEVVDLVTQVFDSLAADMVVSPSG, from the coding sequence ATGAGGGATTACGACGGGAAGACCGCGACGGAGCGGGTCGCCGAGCGCCGTGCCCGGTTGGTCGACGCGGGCATCGAGTTGTTCGGCGAACAGGGCTACGCCGGCACTTCCATCCGGGCGGTGCTGCGACAAGCTGGGCTGCGCGATCGTTATTTCGGCGAGAGCTTCGCCGATCTGGACGCGCTGCTGGCTGCCGCCTACGACCAACTCATCGACGAGGAAGTCAGCGTTTGCCGTGTCGCGATCGACGCCACCAGTGGGGCCTCGGAAGGGGCGCGGGCGATGATCGATGCGATCAGCCGCGCGCTGGACGGTAAGCCCGGCCACGCGCGCATCAAGCTTCGCGAGGTGTTTGCGGGCGGGCCCATCGTTGCGGTCCAACGCGAGGTAGGGCTTCGCAAACTGGCCCAGCTCGTCGCCGATTTGTTGCCGGCGGCGGGCGGCGTCGACGACCGCAGACGGTTGTTGCTCGGCGTCGGGGTGGTGGCCGCAGCCGACGCGTACTTACTCGCCTGGCTGGACGGTGAATTAAAGGTGACGCGTGAAGAAGTGGTCGACCTCGTGACGCAAGTATTCGATTCGCTGGCGGCCGACATGGTGGTCAGCCCGTCGGGATAG
- a CDS encoding sensor domain-containing protein, which yields MRQFAVAAAVATTGILVAACGGGNEGGTASSSTTTTTSSKPPLAQAALANLLLTPAEVDTVLGATGSKADKTFDTLQEDKSAEVFPKGYKFPAECLFITGEGLAPIYGGSGNTAVHGERDLAPIPPGSNDPNPDVTQFVVLFPSADQASAFFNTSAQRWPTCANRQETVPGGEPDAPNIQWKVGPVSNANGILSTTVSVSLSKGTDSMSQTCQRALTVRNNVVIDTEACGKDPGDAGVTAAKQIVAKVDKQ from the coding sequence ATGCGTCAATTTGCAGTCGCCGCCGCCGTGGCCACTACCGGGATATTGGTCGCTGCCTGCGGCGGTGGCAACGAGGGTGGCACGGCTTCGTCGTCGACCACAACCACGACGTCATCGAAGCCTCCCCTCGCGCAAGCCGCGCTCGCGAACCTCTTGCTGACTCCCGCCGAAGTCGACACCGTGCTGGGGGCCACGGGCTCCAAGGCCGACAAGACCTTCGACACGCTGCAAGAGGACAAAAGCGCCGAGGTATTCCCCAAGGGGTACAAGTTCCCCGCCGAGTGCCTCTTCATCACCGGCGAGGGCTTAGCGCCCATCTATGGCGGCAGCGGCAACACCGCGGTGCACGGCGAGCGTGACCTCGCGCCCATCCCCCCAGGTTCAAACGATCCGAACCCCGATGTCACCCAGTTCGTGGTGTTGTTTCCGTCCGCCGACCAGGCGAGCGCCTTCTTCAACACCTCGGCCCAGCGCTGGCCCACCTGCGCCAACCGCCAGGAAACCGTTCCCGGCGGCGAACCGGACGCCCCGAACATCCAATGGAAGGTGGGACCGGTTTCCAATGCCAACGGGATACTCAGCACTACCGTAAGCGTGAGTCTGAGCAAGGGCACCGACTCGATGTCCCAGACCTGTCAACGGGCGCTGACGGTTCGGAACAACGTTGTGATTGACACCGAGGCGTGCGGAAAGGATCCGGGTGACGCGGGTGTCACCGCCGCCAAACAGATCGTTGCCAAAGTCGACAAGCAGTAG
- a CDS encoding sensor domain-containing protein, protein MYSNSGNTGVRGERVSVPSPESDGSTPDANQYVVMFPSAQQASAFFTTSAQRWPACANRQGTVPDSAKSSGFGWKVGPVSNANGVLSTTVSISLTKDGKTIDKSCQRALTVRNNIAIDVDGCRPIPGDVGIDIANQIAGKVDKQ, encoded by the coding sequence GTGTATTCCAACAGCGGGAACACCGGGGTTCGCGGGGAGAGAGTCAGCGTCCCCTCGCCCGAGTCAGATGGTTCGACCCCTGACGCAAACCAATACGTGGTGATGTTCCCGTCCGCCCAGCAGGCGAGTGCCTTCTTCACCACCTCGGCCCAACGCTGGCCCGCCTGCGCCAACCGTCAAGGCACAGTCCCCGATAGCGCGAAGTCTTCGGGCTTTGGTTGGAAAGTAGGACCGGTATCCAATGCCAACGGAGTTCTCAGTACGACCGTGTCTATAAGCCTCACCAAGGACGGCAAGACGATCGATAAAAGCTGTCAGCGGGCGCTGACCGTGCGCAACAACATCGCGATCGACGTCGACGGTTGCCGCCCGATCCCCGGAGACGTGGGCATCGACATCGCCAATCAGATCGCCGGCAAAGTCGACAAACAGTAG
- a CDS encoding bleomycin resistance protein — protein sequence MCFASVAPIVPVRDLDIALDRYRRLGFDARGYDGPERYGFVDRGAVSMHLTEWAEHDPLRTAAGVYLYVSDADALYAEWAALQDLGGRLVEPADTPYGLREFAYIDPDGTLHRVGSRGS from the coding sequence ATCTGCTTCGCCTCGGTAGCGCCGATCGTTCCCGTTCGAGATCTCGACATCGCGTTGGATCGTTACCGCCGATTGGGGTTCGATGCCCGCGGCTACGACGGGCCTGAGCGCTACGGTTTTGTCGACCGTGGGGCGGTATCGATGCACCTCACCGAGTGGGCCGAGCATGATCCGCTGCGCACGGCAGCCGGCGTGTACCTCTACGTCAGCGACGCCGACGCCCTCTACGCGGAATGGGCGGCGCTGCAGGATCTCGGTGGGCGCCTGGTGGAGCCCGCCGATACTCCTTACGGCTTAAGGGAATTCGCGTACATCGATCCCGACGGGACCTTACACCGCGTCGGTTCGCGGGGAAGTTGA
- a CDS encoding DMT family transporter: protein MGPTWIAVLLALAAALMIGIGHILEQQSARQVTDTPVSTPALFHRLLHDRRWWLGSLVAAAGFGLQAAALGLGSVVLVQALSVTSLLFAMLISSTKNHRKISRWQAIWAVLLVAAVAVVVTVGNPQAGTPRGSIKTWTIVALILGPALIVCVIGARLSSGWLSALLLGLMSGALWGLFSVLTKGVVDQLGRGIPELLRTPEFYVWAVIGIAATAWEQSAFRAGPLTASLPAVTVAEPLVGSVLGITVLGETLSTDHIGMVALGVSVAVMIAAAVALAHSQAAESPTTDASSERSTSPRTDAV from the coding sequence ATGGGACCGACCTGGATCGCGGTGCTACTCGCGTTGGCGGCCGCCCTGATGATCGGCATCGGACATATCCTAGAACAGCAATCGGCTCGGCAGGTCACCGACACACCGGTCAGCACCCCGGCACTGTTCCATCGGCTACTGCACGATCGCCGTTGGTGGCTAGGCAGCCTCGTGGCCGCCGCCGGGTTTGGGCTGCAGGCCGCGGCGCTCGGCCTGGGTTCGGTGGTTCTCGTGCAGGCGCTGTCGGTGACTTCTTTGCTGTTCGCGATGCTCATCAGCAGCACGAAGAATCATCGCAAAATATCGCGCTGGCAAGCTATTTGGGCAGTCCTCCTGGTGGCTGCCGTCGCCGTGGTGGTGACCGTCGGCAACCCGCAAGCCGGCACTCCCCGCGGGTCGATTAAGACATGGACGATTGTGGCCTTGATCCTGGGCCCAGCACTGATCGTCTGTGTGATCGGTGCCCGGTTGTCCTCGGGTTGGCTGAGCGCGTTGCTGCTGGGGCTCATGTCGGGCGCGTTGTGGGGTCTTTTCTCCGTGTTGACGAAGGGTGTGGTCGACCAACTCGGCCGCGGCATCCCGGAATTGTTGCGGACGCCCGAGTTCTACGTGTGGGCGGTGATCGGAATCGCCGCGACGGCCTGGGAGCAGTCCGCGTTTCGGGCCGGACCGCTGACCGCGTCACTGCCCGCGGTGACGGTCGCCGAGCCGCTCGTCGGCTCGGTGCTTGGCATCACCGTGCTGGGCGAGACGTTGAGCACCGACCACATCGGCATGGTCGCGCTCGGTGTGTCTGTCGCGGTGATGATCGCGGCGGCGGTGGCGCTCGCACACAGCCAGGCCGCCGAATCCCCAACCACCGATGCGTCGAGCGAGCGATCAACTTCCCCGCGAACCGACGCGGTGTAA
- a CDS encoding inositol monophosphatase family protein: protein MNDHALAARLATEAGRLLLGVREEFAGADASERKAAGDKRSHDFLMQALAAERPQDAVLSEEGADDPVRLRSERVWIVDPLDGTLVEMGSAGAKVASIVQGLSDVYVHAGGQFEWDSAAPVAVARGAGLHTSRIDGSALLYNRADPKLPDVVVCRPELAEAVLAVTG from the coding sequence ATGAATGACCACGCACTGGCCGCGCGCCTGGCCACCGAGGCGGGGCGGCTGTTGCTTGGGGTGCGGGAGGAATTTGCCGGCGCCGACGCGAGCGAGCGGAAGGCCGCGGGGGACAAGCGATCCCACGACTTTCTGATGCAAGCGCTGGCCGCCGAGCGGCCCCAGGACGCGGTGCTTTCCGAGGAGGGCGCCGACGACCCGGTGCGGCTGCGCTCGGAGCGGGTGTGGATCGTCGACCCGCTGGACGGCACGCTGGTGGAAATGGGTTCCGCCGGAGCCAAAGTCGCGTCGATCGTGCAGGGTCTGTCGGATGTCTACGTCCACGCCGGCGGGCAGTTCGAGTGGGACTCGGCGGCCCCCGTTGCGGTGGCCCGTGGGGCCGGCCTGCACACCTCCCGCATCGACGGGTCCGCACTTCTCTATAACCGGGCTGACCCCAAGCTGCCCGATGTGGTGGTGTGCCGCCCCGAGCTTGCCGAAGCGGTACTTGCCGTCACGGGTTAG